The genomic segment CAGGAAGAAGTCCAGCACTTCGGCCATGAAACGCGTGTTGTCGGCCACGGTGTTGATGCCCGCTTCCGGGTTCATCTCGCACATCAGCAGCGTGTGGTCCAGCCAGTGCGCGCCGGCGCCCTTGATGCCGTCGGGCCAGGGGTCGGGGCTGGTGGTGCCGACCTCGGTGCCCACGTATTCCTTGGTGGCGTACAGCCGCATCTCGTGGCCGCTGGGCAGTTTGAACTGCAGCATGCGCCCGGTCGATGGCAGCGTACCCTCGTCGAGTATCGTGGTCTTCACGCCCCAGGCCTCGATCTTTTGCTGGAGTTCGTCCAGGTCGCTCTCTTTCTCGACCTTGTAGGCCACGTGGTTCAGGCCGGCCTCGTCGGCGGGCGTGAGCACCACGGAGAACTTGTCCCATTCGTCCCAGCACTTGAGGTAGACGTTGCCGGCCTTGTCCTGCATCGTCACCTTCATGCCGAGCACGTTCTCGTAGTGCCGCAGGGCCGCGGCCATGTTCATCACTTTCAGGCTGGCGTGCCCGATTCTCATTACACCCATGATGTGTCTCCTTGTGGGGGTTGCTGCTGTTCAGGATTCGGAGCCTGCCGCCGCAGATACGGCAGGCCTTCTGGAAAAGGGTTTCTCGAACTTGCCGAGCACCCGCAGGGTCACGGACGTGGCGGGCGCGACCCGGCACGCCAGGGTGAAGCCCTGCTGCTCGTCGGCTTCGCTCACGTGCGCGCGGCTGACCGGCCCCAGCGGCGTGGTCCGGCCTTCGAGCACGCGCACCTTGCACACGCCGCAGCCGCCGTTGACGCAGCCGACCGGGATGCCCTTGCGGCCCAGGCGCAACATGCCCTGCAGCAGGCTTTCGGTGGTGGCGCAGGCGTAGCGCTCGCCGGTCTGCTCGACCAGCACGCTGACTTTGGGGCGGGTGTCGAAGAGGCTCATGCTTCACACCCGCCGGAACAAGGGGCTGCGCGCCGACTGCGCATCGGCCGCCGAGAGAAATTTCTCGGTGTAGATGTCGCGCTCGAACAGCCGGCCCTGCATCAGCGCGGCTATGCAGGCCTCGATCATGGGCGGCGGCCCGCACAGGTAGGCCTTGTGGCCGGCGAAGCCCTGCGGGAAGTG from the Verminephrobacter eiseniae EF01-2 genome contains:
- a CDS encoding catechol 2,3-dioxygenase, producing the protein MGVMRIGHASLKVMNMAAALRHYENVLGMKVTMQDKAGNVYLKCWDEWDKFSVVLTPADEAGLNHVAYKVEKESDLDELQQKIEAWGVKTTILDEGTLPSTGRMLQFKLPSGHEMRLYATKEYVGTEVGTTSPDPWPDGIKGAGAHWLDHTLLMCEMNPEAGINTVADNTRFMAEVLDFFLTEQVTVGPGGSIQAATWMSRTTTPHDIAFVGGARSGLHHIAFFLDSWHDVLKAADVMAKNKTRIDVAPTRHGITRGETIYFFDPSGNRNETFAGLGYLAQRDRPVTTWTEDKLWSGIFYHTGEAVPSFTDVYT
- a CDS encoding 2Fe-2S iron-sulfur cluster binding domain-containing protein, encoding MSLFDTRPKVSVLVEQTGERYACATTESLLQGMLRLGRKGIPVGCVNGGCGVCKVRVLEGRTTPLGPVSRAHVSEADEQQGFTLACRVAPATSVTLRVLGKFEKPFSRRPAVSAAAGSES